The Salvelinus fontinalis isolate EN_2023a chromosome 36, ASM2944872v1, whole genome shotgun sequence genome window below encodes:
- the LOC129835289 gene encoding neuralized-like protein 4 isoform X9 produces MAAELHPCSGKLIGLSNSNRTAQRNQPVQEFNNGLVLSREPLKDRDVFTVRIDKKVNSWSGSIEIGVTSLDPAGLDFPSSATGLKGGSWIVSGCSVLRDGRSVLEEYGRDLDQLSEGDRVGIQRSAHGELHLWVNGQDCGAAASGLPTGLWAVVDLYGKCTQVTVMSCEPPSLAERDTERETVEEHEQEDEEVVVCGVREGEFGGLTSAVNLAAATNGTLEEVPELPPTHNRPDKFPNNLEPETGLTEHQLFDVLNNAIVSLYRSEDNGGGDLGGGGTGTDSGTGSRGDRGSSSGGGSINGNSSDSGGGTGNTGSVSNSPAGGGGARLGAVTGGMLTNDALLFHEKCGTLIKLSNNNKTAERRRPLDEFNNGVVMTNRPLRHNEMFEIRIDKLVDKWSGSIEIGVTTHNPNNLDYPATMTNLRSGTIMMSGCGILTNGKGTRREYCEFSLDELQEGDHIGLMHKASGALHFYINGIDQGVAAAQTPAVVYGVVDLYGMAVKVTIVHNHNHSDRLRRNNAIMRALSPDVGRPRPALDLTPDTDAPDRLLFHSNCGQKAAIISEGRTALRPHATDDFNHGVVLSGRPLRSNEVFQVRIDKMVDKWAGSIEIGVTTHNPAYLQLPSTMTNLRSGTWMMTGNGVMHNGTTILDEYGHNLDRLKAGDTVGVVRKEDGSLHFFVNGVAQGPAAWNVPPSVYAVVDLYGQAAQATIMDDVDLPPLPEDSLEGPTVMSPSSPCSVAGGNSANDLRFHQLHGTNAVITNGGRTALRQNCRSEFNDAIVISNRCLRDGELFEIVIQKMVDRWSGSIEAGVTAIRPEELEFPNTMTDIDYDTWMLSGTAIMQDGNTMRNNYGCDLDTLTTGSRIGMMRSATGDLHYYINGVDQGVACTGLPPEVYAVIDLYGQCVQVSITSSSGPQDNSLCTSNITEKSFSIHSPVAGVAHRLHSKHGKNVVLLGEGCQAVRVGGYAHGIVFSAKELKTDELFEVKIDEVDDQWSGSLHMGLTTLAPPELPSCPMSGLSPSLTQLRCKVTWLLAGSEVRRNGLLQRQNYGASLDRLTVGNRVGVKRCSDDTMHILIDGEDMGPAATAVAKNVYAVLDLYGRVTAVSIVSSSVLEDSGSVKAPSLSSDSCSEGEEDRTPVEGGEPALVHNTVMAFLENHGKNIQLSHQNLTAARVSSYNQGLLVTAQPLPRQQLFQFQIDRLNASWTSSLSLGVIGHSPDRLNFPSTACCLKRSVWLLQRDSVFHNSLKICENYGPNLDTCPEGTVLGLLVDGNSCLHLYVNGMDQGVAAQDIPTPCYPLIDLYGQCEQVTIVTNTMSTVGGESGEARCQGDMEKADMVDGIKESVCWTPHPEVNPNKTCEYQALCSRFKDLLTLPDGYFNEDAKYNLCYCESCHKLRGDESYYKRGEPPRDYALPFGWCRFALRIKPHCEVSNSFKKWHIAYHGTSVGALRRTLDHAQLLSGTSSIFSVSPVKTEGPNGYSEPEVNSSNSLPGRDRERDREVPRVQLSPTMRYSGLEMFAPKVQFRDPRSHCCHQAQVGFQVCVRPGSYKVGPQTLGASEPLDPRFSNTEIEWITKDQGGTLLYGLLIRVE; encoded by the exons GTGAACTCTTGGAGCGGTTCCATAGAGATCGGGGTGACTTCTCTGGACCCGGCTGGTCTCGACTTCCCCAGCAGCGCTACGGGTCTGAAGGGAGGCTCCTGGATCGTGTCTGGCTGCTCGGTGCTACGTGACGGCCGCTCCGTCCTCGAGGAGTACGGTCGAGACCTGGACCAGCTGTCAGAGGGCGACCGTGTGGGCAtacag cGGAGCGCCCACGGCGAGCTCCACCTGTGGGTCAACGGGCAGGACTGTGGCGCGGCTGCCAGTGGTCTCCCGACGGGCCTCTGGGCGGTGGTGGACCTCTATGGCAAGTGTACGCAAGTGACGGTGATGAGCTGCGAGCCGCCGTCCTTGgcggagagagacacggagagggaGACGGTGGAGGAGCATGAGCAGGAAGACGAAGAGGTGGTGGTGTGCGGGGTCAGGGAGGGGGAGTTTGGGGGTCTGACGTCAGCGGTGAACCTGGCCGCGGCGACAAACGGAACGTTAGAGGAAG TGCCTGAGCTCCCTCCTACTCATAACCGACCTGACAAGTTTCCCAACAACCTAGAGCCTGAGACGG gTCTGACGGAGCACCAGCTCTTCGACGTGTTAAACAATGCCATTGTATCCCTTTACCGCTCTGAGGACAATGGAGGGGGAGACCTGGGGGGAGGTGGAACAGGGACAGACTCAGGAacaggaagtagaggggacagggggagcaGCAGCGGAGGGGGATCCATTAATGGTAACAGTAGTGACAGCGGTGGCGGGACCGGCAATACTGGAAGCGTCAGTAACAGCCCAGCAGGCGGCGGAGGGGCGAGACTCGGGGCAGTGACGGGCGGGATGCTGACCAATGATGCGCTGCTGTTCCACGAGAAGTGCGGCACACTGATCAAGCTGAGCAACAACAACAAGACGGCGGAGAGGCGGCGGCCGCTAGACGAATTCAACAACGGCGTGGTCATGACCAACCGGCCGCTTCGACACAACGAGATGTTTGAG ATCCGCATAGATAAGCTGGTGGACAAGTGGTCGGGGTCGATCGAGATCGGCGTGACAACACACAACCCCAACAACTTGGACTATCCAGCCACAATGACAAATCTGCGGTCAG GTACAATCATGATGAGTGGCTGTGGGATCCTGACTAACGGCAAGGGAACCCGTCGGGAGTACTGTGAATTCAGCCTGGATGAACTGCAG GAGGGGGATCACATAGGCTTGATGCACAAGGCCAGCGGAGCTCTTCACTTCTACATCAATGGCATCGACCAAG GCGTGGCAGCGGCCCAGACACCTGCCGTGGTCTACGGCGTGGTCGACCTCTACGGCATGGCGGTCAAGGTGACCATCGTCCACAATCACAACCACAGCGACCGCCTCCGCCGCAACAACGCCATCATGCGGGCTCTGTCGCCAGACGTTGGTCGCCCCCGGCCCGCCCTCGACCTCACGCCGGACACCGACGCTCCCGACCGCCTCCTCTTCCACTCCAACTGTGGCCAAAAGGCAGCCATCATCAGCGAGGGCAGGACGGCGCTTCGCCCTCA TGCTACGGACGACTTCAATCACGGCGTGGTCTTGAGCGGCCGCCCTCTGCGCTCCAACGAGGTGTTCCAGGTACGCATCGACAAGATGGTGGACAAATGGGCGGGCTCCATCGAGATCGGCGTGACCACGCACAACCCCGCCTACCTGCAGCTGCCCTCCACCATGACCAACCTGCGCTCAG GGACTTGGATGATGACAGGAAACGGGGTGATGCACAACGGAACCACCATACTGGACGAGTACGGACACAACCTGGACCGACTCAAA gCGGGGGACACAGTGGGCGTAGTGCGTAAGGAGGATGGGAGCCTCCACTTCTTTGTGAATGGGGTGGCACAGGGCCCGGCGGCGTGGAACGTCCCACCCAGCGTCTACGCCGTGGTGGACCTCTACGGCCAGGCCGCACAGGCCACCATCATGGACGACGTGG acctcccccctctccctgagGACAGCTTGGAGGGCCCCACCGTCATGTCGCCCAGCAGCCCATGCTCGGTCGCCGGGGGCAACAGTGCCAACGACCTGCGCTTCCACCAGCTGCATGGCACTAACGCGGTAATCACCAACGGGGGGCGCACCGCCCTCAGACAGAACTGTCGATCCGAGTTCAACGACGCCATCGTCatctctaacag GTGCCTTCGAGACGGAGAGCTCTTTGAGATAGTCATTCAGAAGATGGTGGACCGTTGGTCGGGGTCAATAGAAGCAG gTGTGACTGCGATCAGGCCAGAAGAGCTGGAGTTTCCCAACACCATGACGGATATAGACTACGATACTTGGATGCTTAG tggcaCAGCCATCATGCAGGACGGCAACACTATGCGTAACAACTACGGCTGTGACCTGGACACTCTGACCACGGGCAGTAGGATCGGCATGATGCGCTCGGCCACCGGCGACCTTCACTACTACATCAACGGGGTGGACCAGGGGGTGGCCTGCACCGGGCTGCCGCCAG AGGTGTATGCGGTGATAGACTTGTATGGTCAGTGTGTCCAGGTGTCCATCACCAGTTCCTCTGGCCCTCAGGATAACAGTCTGTGTACCAGCAACATCACAGAGAAGAGTTTCTCCATACACTCCCCAG TGGCAGGCGTGGCCCACCGGCTCCACAGTAAGCATGGTAAGAACGTGGTTCTGCTGGGAGAGGGCTGCCAGGCCGTCAGGGTGGGAGGATACGCACATGGCATTGTCTTCAGCGCAAAGGAACTCAAAACAGACGAACTGTTTGAG GTGAAGATAGACGAGGTGGATGACCAGTGGTCTGGTTCCCTCCACATGGGTCTGACCACCCTAGCCCCTCCAGAGCTGCCCTCCTGCCCCATGTCaggcctgtccccctccctcacacAGCTCCGGTGCAAGGTCACCTGGCTGCTAGCCGGGTCAGAGGTCAGACGCAACGGGCTCCTGCAGAGACAGAACTACGGCGCCTCCCTGGACAGACTGACG gtgggtaaCCGCGTCGGGGTGAAGAGGTGCAGCGATGACACCATGCACATCCTTATCGACGGAGAGGACATGGGACCAGCTGCCACCGCTGTGGCCAAG AACGTGTATGCAGTGTTGGACCTGTATGGTCGTGTGACGGCGGTGTCCATCGTCAGTTCGTCGGTGTTGGAGGACTCAGGGAGCGTCAaggccccctccctctcctcagacagctgcagcgaaggagaggaggaccgcACGCCG GTTGAAGGTGGTGAGCCGGCCCTGGTGCACAACACAGTCATGGCCTTCCTGGAGAACCATGGGAAGAACATCCAGCTGTCCCATCAGAACCTGACAGCGGCCCGTGTCTCCAGCTACAACCAGGGCCTCCTAGTCACAGCACAACCCCTGCCCCGACAACAACTGTTCCAG TTTCAGATCGACCGGCTGAACGCGTCGTGGACGTCGTCCCTGTCGCTAGGGGTGATAGGCCACTCCCCAGACCGCCTCAACTTTCCCTCCACTGCGTGCTGTCTGAAACGCTCTGTGTGGCTGCTGCAGAGGGACTCTGTCTTCCACAACTCACTGAag ATCTGTGAGAACTATGGTCCTAACCTGGACACATGTCCAGAGGGTACAGTCCTGGGTCTGCTGGTGGATGGGAACAGCTGTCTGCACCTTTATGTGAACGGTATGGACCAGGGAGTAGCAGCCCAGGATATCCCTACGCCATGCTACCCCCTCATAGACCTATACGGACAGTGTGAACAG GTTACCATAGTGACCAACACCATGTCGACCGTGGGAGGGGAGAGCGGCGAGGCGCGTTGCCAAGGCGACATGGAGAAAGCGGACATGGTtgatg GGATCAAAGAGAGTGTTTGCTGGACGCCCCATCCAGAGGTCAACCCCAACAAGACCTGTGAGTACCAGGCCCTGTGCTCGCGCTTCAAGGACCTGCTGACACtgccag ATGGTTACTTCAACGAGGATGCCAAGTATAACCTGTGTTACTGTGAGTCGTGCCACAAGCTGCGGGGGGACGAGTCCTACTACAAGAGAGGGGAGCCCCCACGGGACTACGCCCTGCCCTTTGGCTGGTGCCGCTTCGCTCTGAG GATCAAGCCCCACTGTGAGGTGTCCAATTCGTTTAAGAAGTGGCACATAGCCTACCACGGAACCAGCGTAGGGGCCCTCAGACGCACACTGGACCATGCCCAGCTGCTCTCTG GGACGTCGTCCATCTTCTCTGTGTCTCCGGTGAAGACGGAGGGTCCTAACGGCTACAGTGAGCCTGAGGTGAACAGCAGCAACAGCCTCCCTGGCAGGGACAGGGAACGGGACAGGGAGGTGCCCCGGGTTCAGCTGTCCCCCACCATGCGCTACTCCGGCCTGGAGATGTTCGCCCCTAAAGTGCA attCCGGGACCCCCGTTCTCACTGCTGTCACCAGGCCCAGGTGGGTTTCCAGGTGTGTGTCCGGCCGGGCTCCTATAAGGTGGGGCCCCAGACCCTGGGAGCCAGCGAACCCCTGGATCCCCGCTTCAGCAACACAGAGATCGAGTGGATCACCAAGGATCAGGGGGGCACCCTCCTCTACGGCCTGCTCATACGGGTGGAATGA
- the LOC129835289 gene encoding neuralized-like protein 4 isoform X7, whose protein sequence is MAAELHPCSGKLIGLSNSNRTAQRNQPVQEFNNGLVLSREPLKDRDVFTVRIDKKVNSWSGSIEIGVTSLDPAGLDFPSSATGLKGGSWIVSGCSVLRDGRSVLEEYGRDLDQLSEGDRVGIQRSAHGELHLWVNGQDCGAAASGLPTGLWAVVDLYGKCTQVTVMSCEPPSLAERDTERETVEEHEQEDEEVVVCGVREGEFGGLTSAVNLAAATNGTLEEVPELPPTHNRPDKFPNNLEPETGLTEHQLFDVLNNAIVSLYRSEDNGGGDLGGGGTGTDSGTGSRGDRGSSSGGGSINGNSSDSGGGTGNTGSVSNSPAGGGGARLGAVTGGMLTNDALLFHEKCGTLIKLSNNNKTAERRRPLDEFNNGVVMTNRPLRHNEMFEIRIDKLVDKWSGSIEIGVTTHNPNNLDYPATMTNLRSGTIMMSGCGILTNGKGTRREYCEFSLDELQEGDHIGLMHKASGALHFYINGIDQGVAAAQTPAVVYGVVDLYGMAVKVTIVHNHNHSDRLRRNNAIMRALSPDVGRPRPALDLTPDTDAPDRLLFHSNCGQKAAIISEGRTALRPHATDDFNHGVVLSGRPLRSNEVFQVRIDKMVDKWAGSIEIGVTTHNPAYLQLPSTMTNLRSGTWMMTGNGVMHNGTTILDEYGHNLDRLKAGDTVGVVRKEDGSLHFFVNGVAQGPAAWNVPPSVYAVVDLYGQAAQATIMDDVDLPPLPEDSLEGPTVMSPSSPCSVAGGNSANDLRFHQLHGTNAVITNGGRTALRQNCRSEFNDAIVISNRCLRDGELFEIVIQKMVDRWSGSIEAGVTAIRPEELEFPNTMTDIDYDTWMLSGTAIMQDGNTMRNNYGCDLDTLTTGSRIGMMRSATGDLHYYINGVDQGVACTGLPPGKEVYAVIDLYGQCVQVSITSSSGPQDNSLCTSNITEKSFSIHSPVAGVAHRLHSKHGKNVVLLGEGCQAVRVGGYAHGIVFSAKELKTDELFEVKIDEVDDQWSGSLHMGLTTLAPPELPSCPMSGLSPSLTQLRCKVTWLLAGSEVRRNGLLQRQNYGASLDRLTVGNRVGVKRCSDDTMHILIDGEDMGPAATAVAKNVYAVLDLYGRVTAVSIVSSSVLEDSGSVKAPSLSSDSCSEGEEDRTPVEGGEPALVHNTVMAFLENHGKNIQLSHQNLTAARVSSYNQGLLVTAQPLPRQQLFQFQIDRLNASWTSSLSLGVIGHSPDRLNFPSTACCLKRSVWLLQRDSVFHNSLKICENYGPNLDTCPEGTVLGLLVDGNSCLHLYVNGMDQGVAAQDIPTPCYPLIDLYGQCEQVTIVTNTMSTVGGESGEARCQGDMEKADMVDGIKESVCWTPHPEVNPNKTCEYQALCSRFKDLLTLPDGYFNEDAKYNLCYCESCHKLRGDESYYKRGEPPRDYALPFGWCRFALRIKPHCEVSNSFKKWHIAYHGTSVGALRRTLDHAQLLSGTSSIFSVSPVKTEGPNGYSEPEVNSSNSLPGRDRERDREVPRVQLSPTMRYSGLEMFAPKVQFRDPRSHCCHQAQVGFQVCVRPGSYKVGPQTLGASEPLDPRFSNTEIEWITKDQGGTLLYGLLIRVE, encoded by the exons GTGAACTCTTGGAGCGGTTCCATAGAGATCGGGGTGACTTCTCTGGACCCGGCTGGTCTCGACTTCCCCAGCAGCGCTACGGGTCTGAAGGGAGGCTCCTGGATCGTGTCTGGCTGCTCGGTGCTACGTGACGGCCGCTCCGTCCTCGAGGAGTACGGTCGAGACCTGGACCAGCTGTCAGAGGGCGACCGTGTGGGCAtacag cGGAGCGCCCACGGCGAGCTCCACCTGTGGGTCAACGGGCAGGACTGTGGCGCGGCTGCCAGTGGTCTCCCGACGGGCCTCTGGGCGGTGGTGGACCTCTATGGCAAGTGTACGCAAGTGACGGTGATGAGCTGCGAGCCGCCGTCCTTGgcggagagagacacggagagggaGACGGTGGAGGAGCATGAGCAGGAAGACGAAGAGGTGGTGGTGTGCGGGGTCAGGGAGGGGGAGTTTGGGGGTCTGACGTCAGCGGTGAACCTGGCCGCGGCGACAAACGGAACGTTAGAGGAAG TGCCTGAGCTCCCTCCTACTCATAACCGACCTGACAAGTTTCCCAACAACCTAGAGCCTGAGACGG gTCTGACGGAGCACCAGCTCTTCGACGTGTTAAACAATGCCATTGTATCCCTTTACCGCTCTGAGGACAATGGAGGGGGAGACCTGGGGGGAGGTGGAACAGGGACAGACTCAGGAacaggaagtagaggggacagggggagcaGCAGCGGAGGGGGATCCATTAATGGTAACAGTAGTGACAGCGGTGGCGGGACCGGCAATACTGGAAGCGTCAGTAACAGCCCAGCAGGCGGCGGAGGGGCGAGACTCGGGGCAGTGACGGGCGGGATGCTGACCAATGATGCGCTGCTGTTCCACGAGAAGTGCGGCACACTGATCAAGCTGAGCAACAACAACAAGACGGCGGAGAGGCGGCGGCCGCTAGACGAATTCAACAACGGCGTGGTCATGACCAACCGGCCGCTTCGACACAACGAGATGTTTGAG ATCCGCATAGATAAGCTGGTGGACAAGTGGTCGGGGTCGATCGAGATCGGCGTGACAACACACAACCCCAACAACTTGGACTATCCAGCCACAATGACAAATCTGCGGTCAG GTACAATCATGATGAGTGGCTGTGGGATCCTGACTAACGGCAAGGGAACCCGTCGGGAGTACTGTGAATTCAGCCTGGATGAACTGCAG GAGGGGGATCACATAGGCTTGATGCACAAGGCCAGCGGAGCTCTTCACTTCTACATCAATGGCATCGACCAAG GCGTGGCAGCGGCCCAGACACCTGCCGTGGTCTACGGCGTGGTCGACCTCTACGGCATGGCGGTCAAGGTGACCATCGTCCACAATCACAACCACAGCGACCGCCTCCGCCGCAACAACGCCATCATGCGGGCTCTGTCGCCAGACGTTGGTCGCCCCCGGCCCGCCCTCGACCTCACGCCGGACACCGACGCTCCCGACCGCCTCCTCTTCCACTCCAACTGTGGCCAAAAGGCAGCCATCATCAGCGAGGGCAGGACGGCGCTTCGCCCTCA TGCTACGGACGACTTCAATCACGGCGTGGTCTTGAGCGGCCGCCCTCTGCGCTCCAACGAGGTGTTCCAGGTACGCATCGACAAGATGGTGGACAAATGGGCGGGCTCCATCGAGATCGGCGTGACCACGCACAACCCCGCCTACCTGCAGCTGCCCTCCACCATGACCAACCTGCGCTCAG GGACTTGGATGATGACAGGAAACGGGGTGATGCACAACGGAACCACCATACTGGACGAGTACGGACACAACCTGGACCGACTCAAA gCGGGGGACACAGTGGGCGTAGTGCGTAAGGAGGATGGGAGCCTCCACTTCTTTGTGAATGGGGTGGCACAGGGCCCGGCGGCGTGGAACGTCCCACCCAGCGTCTACGCCGTGGTGGACCTCTACGGCCAGGCCGCACAGGCCACCATCATGGACGACGTGG acctcccccctctccctgagGACAGCTTGGAGGGCCCCACCGTCATGTCGCCCAGCAGCCCATGCTCGGTCGCCGGGGGCAACAGTGCCAACGACCTGCGCTTCCACCAGCTGCATGGCACTAACGCGGTAATCACCAACGGGGGGCGCACCGCCCTCAGACAGAACTGTCGATCCGAGTTCAACGACGCCATCGTCatctctaacag GTGCCTTCGAGACGGAGAGCTCTTTGAGATAGTCATTCAGAAGATGGTGGACCGTTGGTCGGGGTCAATAGAAGCAG gTGTGACTGCGATCAGGCCAGAAGAGCTGGAGTTTCCCAACACCATGACGGATATAGACTACGATACTTGGATGCTTAG tggcaCAGCCATCATGCAGGACGGCAACACTATGCGTAACAACTACGGCTGTGACCTGGACACTCTGACCACGGGCAGTAGGATCGGCATGATGCGCTCGGCCACCGGCGACCTTCACTACTACATCAACGGGGTGGACCAGGGGGTGGCCTGCACCGGGCTGCCGCCAGGTAAAG AGGTGTATGCGGTGATAGACTTGTATGGTCAGTGTGTCCAGGTGTCCATCACCAGTTCCTCTGGCCCTCAGGATAACAGTCTGTGTACCAGCAACATCACAGAGAAGAGTTTCTCCATACACTCCCCAG TGGCAGGCGTGGCCCACCGGCTCCACAGTAAGCATGGTAAGAACGTGGTTCTGCTGGGAGAGGGCTGCCAGGCCGTCAGGGTGGGAGGATACGCACATGGCATTGTCTTCAGCGCAAAGGAACTCAAAACAGACGAACTGTTTGAG GTGAAGATAGACGAGGTGGATGACCAGTGGTCTGGTTCCCTCCACATGGGTCTGACCACCCTAGCCCCTCCAGAGCTGCCCTCCTGCCCCATGTCaggcctgtccccctccctcacacAGCTCCGGTGCAAGGTCACCTGGCTGCTAGCCGGGTCAGAGGTCAGACGCAACGGGCTCCTGCAGAGACAGAACTACGGCGCCTCCCTGGACAGACTGACG gtgggtaaCCGCGTCGGGGTGAAGAGGTGCAGCGATGACACCATGCACATCCTTATCGACGGAGAGGACATGGGACCAGCTGCCACCGCTGTGGCCAAG AACGTGTATGCAGTGTTGGACCTGTATGGTCGTGTGACGGCGGTGTCCATCGTCAGTTCGTCGGTGTTGGAGGACTCAGGGAGCGTCAaggccccctccctctcctcagacagctgcagcgaaggagaggaggaccgcACGCCG GTTGAAGGTGGTGAGCCGGCCCTGGTGCACAACACAGTCATGGCCTTCCTGGAGAACCATGGGAAGAACATCCAGCTGTCCCATCAGAACCTGACAGCGGCCCGTGTCTCCAGCTACAACCAGGGCCTCCTAGTCACAGCACAACCCCTGCCCCGACAACAACTGTTCCAG TTTCAGATCGACCGGCTGAACGCGTCGTGGACGTCGTCCCTGTCGCTAGGGGTGATAGGCCACTCCCCAGACCGCCTCAACTTTCCCTCCACTGCGTGCTGTCTGAAACGCTCTGTGTGGCTGCTGCAGAGGGACTCTGTCTTCCACAACTCACTGAag ATCTGTGAGAACTATGGTCCTAACCTGGACACATGTCCAGAGGGTACAGTCCTGGGTCTGCTGGTGGATGGGAACAGCTGTCTGCACCTTTATGTGAACGGTATGGACCAGGGAGTAGCAGCCCAGGATATCCCTACGCCATGCTACCCCCTCATAGACCTATACGGACAGTGTGAACAG GTTACCATAGTGACCAACACCATGTCGACCGTGGGAGGGGAGAGCGGCGAGGCGCGTTGCCAAGGCGACATGGAGAAAGCGGACATGGTtgatg GGATCAAAGAGAGTGTTTGCTGGACGCCCCATCCAGAGGTCAACCCCAACAAGACCTGTGAGTACCAGGCCCTGTGCTCGCGCTTCAAGGACCTGCTGACACtgccag ATGGTTACTTCAACGAGGATGCCAAGTATAACCTGTGTTACTGTGAGTCGTGCCACAAGCTGCGGGGGGACGAGTCCTACTACAAGAGAGGGGAGCCCCCACGGGACTACGCCCTGCCCTTTGGCTGGTGCCGCTTCGCTCTGAG GATCAAGCCCCACTGTGAGGTGTCCAATTCGTTTAAGAAGTGGCACATAGCCTACCACGGAACCAGCGTAGGGGCCCTCAGACGCACACTGGACCATGCCCAGCTGCTCTCTG GGACGTCGTCCATCTTCTCTGTGTCTCCGGTGAAGACGGAGGGTCCTAACGGCTACAGTGAGCCTGAGGTGAACAGCAGCAACAGCCTCCCTGGCAGGGACAGGGAACGGGACAGGGAGGTGCCCCGGGTTCAGCTGTCCCCCACCATGCGCTACTCCGGCCTGGAGATGTTCGCCCCTAAAGTGCA attCCGGGACCCCCGTTCTCACTGCTGTCACCAGGCCCAGGTGGGTTTCCAGGTGTGTGTCCGGCCGGGCTCCTATAAGGTGGGGCCCCAGACCCTGGGAGCCAGCGAACCCCTGGATCCCCGCTTCAGCAACACAGAGATCGAGTGGATCACCAAGGATCAGGGGGGCACCCTCCTCTACGGCCTGCTCATACGGGTGGAATGA